DNA from Actinomyces sp. oral taxon 897:
CGCAGCGAGGAGACCAGCAAGGTGGCCGTGGAGAACCTGGGGCAGTGAGACAGGAGCCGTCAACAGGCAGCGGGGGCGGGGAGGCGCACCGGCCCGGCGCCTGGCGATCCGTCCGGATCTGGGCCCGCACGGCCCGCCAGTCGGCGTGGCCCCGCCTGAGGCAGGACCTCCTGGGGATCCTGCGCTACCACCGCTCGGGCCTGTTCGTCCTGGCCGTCCTGGTGGGCCTGACCGCGGGCGGCGGGGCCGTGCTGTTCCGGCTGGGTATCGACGCCTGGACGAGCCTGCTCACCGGGGCCCAGGACTACACCCGCTCCCTGGGCCCCTCCGTGGGGCTCCTGAGCCCTGTCGGGACGTGGTTCGTGCTCCTGGCCCCGCTCGTCTCCGGCCTGCTGGTGGGGCCGGTCATGGCCCTGGCCGGGCGCACCCCCACCGGCCACGGGGTGGGCGGGGTCATCTGGTCGGCGCGCCGCGGCGACGGGACCATGGCCCCGCTGCCCGCCCTGGCCTCCACCGTGTCCGCCACCCTGACCATCGGAGGGGGCGGCTCGGTGGGTCCGGAGGGGCCTATCGCGGAGCTCGGGGCCAGCGCCGCCGCCCTGTTCGGGCGCCGTCTGGGCCTGCCCGCACGCTGGCTGAGGCTGCTGGCGGCCTCGGGGACGGCGGCGGGGATCGCCGCGGCCTTCAACGCCCCGCTGGCGGGGGCGTTCTTCGCCCTGGAGGTGGTCCTGGCCGACTTCACGGTGGACGCCTTCGCCTTCGTGGTGCTCTCCTGCGTCTCGGCCACCGTGCTGTCCCACCACCTGCTGGGCACCACCCTGTCCCTGTCCCTGCCGGTGCTCAACCTGGGCGGTGACACCGAGCTGGGGTGGGTGGGTCTGCTGGGCGTGGCCGGGGGCGTCGTCGGCGTGCTGTTCTCGCGGTGCCGCTTCCTGCTGGCCGACGCCGCCGCCCGTCTCCTGGCCCGGGTCCCGGTCTGGCTGCGTCCGGGGGTCGGGGGCCTGGGGGTGGGGCTCTTCCTGCTGCTCGTCCCCGAGGTCTACGGGGAGTCCTCGGCGGTCCTGGACCGGGCCCTGGACAACCGGTACACCGTCCTGATGCTCGTGGGGCTGACCGCGGCCAAGGTGCTGGCCACCAGCCTGACCCTGGGGGTCGGCTTCGTGGGCGGGGTGTTCGCCCCCTCCCTGTTCGTCGGCGGGACCCTGGGGGCCGCCTTTGGCACGGCGGTCATGCCCGGGCTGGCCACGGCACCGACGGTCTTCGGGGTCATCGGCATGGGGGCGGTCTTCGCCGGGGCGGCCCGGGCCCCGATCACCGGGGTCATCCTCATTATCGAGATGACCAGCCAGTACCGGCTCCTGCTGCCCCTCATGCTGGCCGTGGTCCTGGCCACCACGACGAGCCGGTTCCTGACCCGCACCACCATCTACACCGAGGAGCTGCGGCGTCGGGGCGAGGACGTGGACGACCCGGTGCGCGG
Protein-coding regions in this window:
- a CDS encoding chloride channel protein — its product is MRQEPSTGSGGGEAHRPGAWRSVRIWARTARQSAWPRLRQDLLGILRYHRSGLFVLAVLVGLTAGGGAVLFRLGIDAWTSLLTGAQDYTRSLGPSVGLLSPVGTWFVLLAPLVSGLLVGPVMALAGRTPTGHGVGGVIWSARRGDGTMAPLPALASTVSATLTIGGGGSVGPEGPIAELGASAAALFGRRLGLPARWLRLLAASGTAAGIAAAFNAPLAGAFFALEVVLADFTVDAFAFVVLSCVSATVLSHHLLGTTLSLSLPVLNLGGDTELGWVGLLGVAGGVVGVLFSRCRFLLADAAARLLARVPVWLRPGVGGLGVGLFLLLVPEVYGESSAVLDRALDNRYTVLMLVGLTAAKVLATSLTLGVGFVGGVFAPSLFVGGTLGAAFGTAVMPGLATAPTVFGVIGMGAVFAGAARAPITGVILIIEMTSQYRLLLPLMLAVVLATTTSRFLTRTTIYTEELRRRGEDVDDPVRGTVVGRRTAGDLMQDPPALLTPAMSLRQAANVLRSSGSSVLPLVDPDEGGHGRLRGCVSAVAVAEAVLSRSPEEPVGDLEVVTDHLDVHDGATAVLGALVRTRADGLPVTRRRDDGSSELVGWVDQEEMVRRLYRHQHAALEAAQTRTSLGARTQTWWRARRARR